The Medicago truncatula cultivar Jemalong A17 chromosome 4, MtrunA17r5.0-ANR, whole genome shotgun sequence genome includes a region encoding these proteins:
- the LOC11428046 gene encoding protein NRT1/ PTR FAMILY 8.1 has translation MEDVNIKAGVNEEDGLYTEDGTIDIHKNPANKKKTGNWKACRFILGNECCERLAYYGMSTNLVNYLEDRYGLGNAAAANTVTTWSGTCYITPLLGAFLADAYLGRYWTIASFSSIYVIGMGLLTFSAIAPGLKPSCDTDGCHPTSGQTAALFIALYLIALGTGGIKPCVSSFGADQFDENDETERKKKSSFFNWFYFSINIGALIASSVLVWIQMNVGWGWGFGVPGVAMVIAIIFFFIGSRWYRLQIPGGSPLTRICQVIVAAFKKLGQQVPDDKSLLYETTDVESNIKGSRKLEHTNELKCLDKAAVETESDRIKDLPNPWRLCTVTQVEELKSVVRLLPVWASLIAFATVYSQMGTMFVLQGNTMDQHIGPKFKIPSASLSLFDTLSVIFWAPVYDRLIVPFARKYTGNEHGFTQLQRIGIGLVISIISMIVAGILEVIRLDIVRKNNYYDLETIPMSIFWQVPQYFLIGAAEVFTNIGQMEFFYGQAPDAMRSLCAALSLTTNALGNYVSTLLVTIVTKVTTRNGSLGWIPDNMNRGHLDYFYWLLTILSLINFIVYLLIAKRYTYKKVTHLR, from the exons ATGGAAGATGTCAATATAAAAGCTGGTGTGAATGAAGAAGATGGTTTATATACAGAAGATGGAACAATTGACATTCACAAAAACCCTGCCAACAAGAAAAAGACAGGAAATTGGAAAGCATGCCGCTTTATTCTCG GAAATGAATGTTGTGAAAGATTGGCTTACTATGGCATGAGTACAAACTTGGTGAACTATCTCGAAGACCGTTACGGACTTGGAAATGCAGCTGCTGCAAATACTGTCACAACTTGGTCGGGAACATGTTACATCACACCATTGCTTGGAGCCTTTTTAGCTGATGCATACTTGGGAAGATACTGGACAATTGCCAGTTTCTCGAGTATCTATGTCATT GGAATGGGGCTTTTAACATTTTCCGCTATTGCACCTGGACTAAAGCCTTCATGTGATACTGATGGGTGCCATCCGACGTCAGGACAAACTGCAGCCCTTTTTATAGCACTCTACTTGATTGCGCTTGGAACCGGCGGTATTAAACCATGTGTTTCATCCTTTGGTGCTGACCAATTTGATGAAAACGACGAGACtgagaggaaaaagaaaagctCATTTTTCAATTGGTTTTACTTCTCTATTAATATCGGTGCACTCATTGCTTCCTCGGTGTTGGTTTGGATACAGATGAATGTCGGATGGGGATGGGGTTTTGGAGTACCTGGAGTTGCAATGGTTATCgccattatatttttcttcatcgGTAGTAGATGGTATAGACTTCAAATACCAGGTGGAAGTCCTCTTACAAGGATTTGTCAAGTTATTGTTGCAGCATTTAAGAAACTTGGGCAACAAGTTCCAGATGATAAGTCTCTTCTTTATGAGACTACTGATGTAGAATCTAACATCAAAGGGAGCCGGAAACTTGAACACACAAATGAATTGAA GTGTTTGGATAAGGCAGCAGTAGAGACAGAATCCGACCGGATAAAAGATTTACCGAATCCATGGAGGCTCTGCACAGTAACACAAGTCGAAGAACTCAAATCAGTCGTTCGTTTACTCCCCGTTTGGGCATCACTGATAGCCTTTGCAACAGTATACAGTCAAATGGGAACCATGTTTGTGTTACAAGGCAACACAATGGATCAACACATCGGTcctaaattcaaaattccaTCAGCATCCCTCTCCCTTTTCGACACTCTAAGTGTCATCTTCTGGGCCCCGGTCTACGACCGTCTCATCGTCCCTTTCGCAAGAAAGTACACTGGTAATGAACACGGTTTCACACAGCTTCAAAGAATCGGAATCGGCCTAGTCATCTCAATCATTTCCATGATCGTGGCAGGGATTCTAGAAGTCATACGCCTCGACATTGTCCGCAAAAACAACTACTATGACCTCGAAACCATCCCTATGTCGATCTTCTGGCAAGTACCACAATATTTCCTAATAGGTGCCGCTGAAGTCTTCACTAATATCGGTCAGATGGAGTTCTTTTATGGTCAAGCACCCGATGCTATGAGAAGTTTGTGTGCTGCACTTTCACTCACAACTAATGCATTGGGAAATTATGTGAGTACATTGCTTGTTACTATTGTGACAAAAGTTACTACAAGAAATGGAAGTCTTGGTTGGATTCCAGATAATATGAATAGGGGTCATCTTGATTACTTCTACTGGCTTTTGACAATTCTTAGTTTGATCAACTTCATTGTGTATCTATTGATTGCTAAGAGGTATACATACAAAAAAGTGACTCATCTTAGGTGA